The DNA window GGGAACGCGCGCGCGATCGCGATACGCTTTTGCCTTGGCCGATCCGGTCTCTTGCGCAGCGCGAGCGGCCAGTGCGAGATCGGCTTGCGAGGCTTCGGCGCGATCGGCAAGCGGCCCGATCGTCGCCAGCGCCGATCCTGCATCGCCGCTGCCGAGTTTCGCGCGCGCCATCAGTCGGCGGGCATAGGCGTTGCGCGGCTGCCGTCGCAGAACCGGTTGCAAGGTCGCCCTGGCCAATTCATAACGCTCCAGCTCGACCAGCGCTTCGCCGTAGAGGATCTGCGCGTCGTCGCGGTCGGCGAGTGCTCGCTCGTTCGACTGGATGATGTCGCGGGCCTTCGCCCAATCGCCGCGCGCTCCCGCCAAACGGGCGCGCAGATACACGATGTCCGAACTATTGGACATTCGCCCGGCCGCATCCCCGATCAGCGCCTCTGCCTCGTCGAAAGAGCCGAGATCGCCCAGCACGCCTGCCTTGCCTATGAGCGCGGTCGGATTGTCCGGATACCGCTTGAGCGCCGAATCATACGCCGTAAGCGCGACCCCGAGATCCCCCTCGGCGATTGCCACCCGACCCTGCGCGAGTTGCGCATCGAGCCCATCGGGTTCGACCTCGAGCGCCCGGTCGACCAACTCCCGCGCCCGAGCCAACGCACCGTTGCCGAGCGCGAAGATGGCATAGTCGGCCAACAGGCGCGACGTGGCATCGTCGCGCGCGGCACCCTCTCCGAACGCCTTGCCGGCCTCGGCAAGTTCACCTTTGCCCACACGCGCAACCGCGCGGATTCGCCATGCTTCCGCGCTTTTCTCGGGTGCGACATGTTCGATCGCTTCATCGAATTGCCGCCGAAGCAATGCGGCCTCGCCGAACAACAGCGGCGCATCGCCGGGCAGCCCATCGGCGGCCTCGAGTCGTTCGAGACTTGCATGCGCCCCCTCGCCGTCGCCAAGCGCCAGCTGCGTCCGTGCCAGCATGTCGAGCATGGCGACATCGCCCGGCCGGTCCTTGAGCCCTGAGACCAGATCGAGCCGTGCCTCGTCGTAGCGATGGTTCTCGAAGGCATCCTGCGCGCGCGCGAAACGGTCGGCCGGATCGGCCGAGCAAGCGACCAGCGCCAGAGCGGCAAGGGCCGGAACGAGATGAGTCGAACGAATTTTCATGCTTTGCGCATACTTCGATGATCGAAATATTTGGTTATTGTCAAACCGTGCCGTTTCGGGACATCGGCTTGTCGGGAAAAATGACAAACGCGCCGTTAACCAAGCCAACTTAA is part of the Alteriqipengyuania halimionae genome and encodes:
- a CDS encoding tetratricopeptide repeat protein, with product MKIRSTHLVPALAALALVACSADPADRFARAQDAFENHRYDEARLDLVSGLKDRPGDVAMLDMLARTQLALGDGEGAHASLERLEAADGLPGDAPLLFGEAALLRRQFDEAIEHVAPEKSAEAWRIRAVARVGKGELAEAGKAFGEGAARDDATSRLLADYAIFALGNGALARARELVDRALEVEPDGLDAQLAQGRVAIAEGDLGVALTAYDSALKRYPDNPTALIGKAGVLGDLGSFDEAEALIGDAAGRMSNSSDIVYLRARLAGARGDWAKARDIIQSNERALADRDDAQILYGEALVELERYELARATLQPVLRRQPRNAYARRLMARAKLGSGDAGSALATIGPLADRAEASQADLALAARAAQETGSAKAKAYRDRARVPSPASLAAEVATADAAMKAGNWREAISAYERIIAATGEENVLVLNNFAFALGQSGNPKRGLQYARRALAMAPENPSVLDTVGWLLIETGGDRDEAIRLLEKAAKLAPRNRAIADHLRQAKAR